A window of Balearica regulorum gibbericeps isolate bBalReg1 chromosome Z, bBalReg1.pri, whole genome shotgun sequence contains these coding sequences:
- the LOC104640930 gene encoding purpurin, which translates to MKYAQYVFLASIFSTVEYSLAQTCAVESFSVKDNFDPKRYAGKWYALAKKDPEGLFLQDNISAEYTVEEDGTMTASSKGRVKLFGFWVICADMAAQYTVPDPTTPAKMYMTYQGLASYLSSGGDNYWVIDTDYDNYAITYACRSLKEDGSCDDGYSLIFSRNPRGLPPAIQRIVRQKQEEICMSGQFQPVLQSGTLG; encoded by the exons ATGAAATACGCACAGTATGTTTTCCTGGCCTCGATCTTCTCCACTGTTGAATATAGCCTAGCTCAGACCTGTGCAGTGGAGTCTTTCTCTGTGAAAGACAATTTTGATCCAAAAAGG TATGCAGGAAAATGGTATGCCCTGGCCAAGAAGGATCCAGAAGGACTTTTCCTTCAGGACAACATCTCTGCTGAGTACACCGTGGAGGAAGATGGCACAATGACAGCGTCTTCCAAAGGCCGAGTGAAGCTTTTTGG GTTCTGGGTGATCTGTGCTGACATGGCTGCTCAGTATACAGTACCCGACCCAACCACTCCAGCAAAAATGTACATGACCTACCAGGGCCTGGCCAGCTACCTCTCCAGCGGTG GGGACAACTACTGGGTGATTGACACCGACTATGATAACTATGCCATTACCTATGCCTGCCGCAGCCTAAAGGAGGATGGCTCCTGTGATGATGGCTACTCCCTGATCTTCTCACGCAATCCCCGTGGCCTCCCCCCAGCCATTCAGCGCATTGTGCGtcagaagcaggaagaaatctGCATGTCTGGCCAGTTCCAGCCTGTGCTTCAGTCAGGTACTTTGGGCTAA